From a single Pelmatolapia mariae isolate MD_Pm_ZW linkage group LG20, Pm_UMD_F_2, whole genome shotgun sequence genomic region:
- the LOC134619587 gene encoding leucine-rich repeat-containing protein 26-like isoform X1, whose product MINAETPLTMLLCINWLKPFLALLFSTLLKRGQNCPTSCLCPDHHTVNCSGQGLTGVPDSIPLDVRRLLLSNNWIPWIPSDFLVLYTDLVYLDLRNNSLSQLEPGTLSTSSRLVFLDLGNNNLTEIPSGTFEESRSLIKLRLGDNPYLTMVGRDVFTGLTSLRELELERNGLTGLDVRVLEPLPSLNMVRLEGNPWLCNCHFAKLFVWLTNNQHKLPTGQQIRPTFWHLDRIQSTYGEGTPACLLFSFFLFSISSGLGSGTSLKRCGDKVICPASCYSRVEHVKEFPPHSSRNCRACFIFAHCLGKISIDFLPGCHLCFEDVGGRSIRRGRKRQVDASKTLLLCCGQLTTTTAIRHDERIENISVSDLARLSWEMTNQVQLRQRGARTTGQEGDIVTPTQDWVPSPKYDGRRSVECERN is encoded by the exons ATGATTAATGCTGAGACCCCCTTGACAATGTTACTATGTATTAACTGGTTGAAGCCTTTCCTTGCCTTGTTGTTTTCCACCTTGCTTAAACGAGGCCAGAATTGTCCAACCAGCTGTTTGTGTCCTGACCACCACACTGTGAACTGCTCTGGCCAAGGTCTAACTGGAGTACCAGATTCCATTCCTCTGGACGTCCGCCGTCTCCTACTATCCAACAACTGGATTCCATGGATCCCTTCTGACTTCCTGGTCCTTTACACAGATCTGGTGTATTTGGACCTAAGGAATAACTCCCTTTCCCAGCTGGAGCCAGGGACCTTGAGCACCTCTTCAAGATTAGTCTTCTTGGACTTGGGAAACAATAACCTGACTGAAATCCCCTCAGGAACATTTGAGGAATCAAGGAGTCTGATTAAACTACGACTAGGGGACAATCCCTATCTAACTATGGTAGGCAGAGATGTTTTTACAGGGTTGACGTCTTTGAGGGAATTGGAGCTGGAGAGGAATGGTCTCACAGGGCTGGATGTCAGGGTCCTGGAACCTTTGCCCTCCCTTAACATGGTGCGTTTGGAGGGCAACCCCTGGCTTTGCAACTGCCACTTTGCCAAATTGTTTGTATGGCTGACAAATAATCAGCATAAGCTCCCAACAG GTCAGCAGATCCGCCCCACTTTCTGGCATCTGGACAGGATCCAGTCCACCTACGGAGAGGGTACACCTGCGTGTCTGctattctctttttttcttttttccataaGCAGTGGATTGGGCAGCGGCACTTCTCTAAAGAG GTGCGGTGATAAAGTTATCTGTCCCGCTAGCTGTTACTCCAGGGTTGAACACGTGAAGGAATTTCCCCCCCATTCCAGTAGAAACTGCCG GGCCTGTTTCATCTTTGCACACTGCCTCGGGAAAATAAG TATAGATTTCCTCCCTGGCTGCCATCTTTGCTTTGAAGATGTTGGAGGAAGATCAATTAGAAGGGGAAGAAAACGTCAGGTAGATGCATCAAAGACATTACTTCTCT GCTGCGGACAgctgacaacaacaacagcaatacGTCACGATGAACGGATCGAAAACATATCCGTATCGGATCTGGCCCGTTTGAGCTGGGAAATGACGAATCAGGTCCAGCTACGGCAAAGAGGAGCCAGGACGACAGGTCAGGAGGGAGATATCGTCACCCCCACTCAagattgggtaccaagcccAAAGTATGATGGAAGAAGGAGCGTTGAGTGTGaaaggaactga
- the LOC134619587 gene encoding leucine-rich repeat-containing protein 38-like isoform X2, with translation MINAETPLTMLLCINWLKPFLALLFSTLLKRGQNCPTSCLCPDHHTVNCSGQGLTGVPDSIPLDVRRLLLSNNWIPWIPSDFLVLYTDLVYLDLRNNSLSQLEPGTLSTSSRLVFLDLGNNNLTEIPSGTFEESRSLIKLRLGDNPYLTMVGRDVFTGLTSLRELELERNGLTGLDVRVLEPLPSLNMVRLEGNPWLCNCHFAKLFVWLTNNQHKLPTGQQIRPTFWHLDRIQSTYGEGTPACLLFSFFLFSISSGLGSGTSLKRCGDKVICPASCYSRVEHVKEFPPHSSRNCRACFIFAHCLGKISIDFLPGCHLCFEDVGGRSIRRGRKRQVWKG, from the exons ATGATTAATGCTGAGACCCCCTTGACAATGTTACTATGTATTAACTGGTTGAAGCCTTTCCTTGCCTTGTTGTTTTCCACCTTGCTTAAACGAGGCCAGAATTGTCCAACCAGCTGTTTGTGTCCTGACCACCACACTGTGAACTGCTCTGGCCAAGGTCTAACTGGAGTACCAGATTCCATTCCTCTGGACGTCCGCCGTCTCCTACTATCCAACAACTGGATTCCATGGATCCCTTCTGACTTCCTGGTCCTTTACACAGATCTGGTGTATTTGGACCTAAGGAATAACTCCCTTTCCCAGCTGGAGCCAGGGACCTTGAGCACCTCTTCAAGATTAGTCTTCTTGGACTTGGGAAACAATAACCTGACTGAAATCCCCTCAGGAACATTTGAGGAATCAAGGAGTCTGATTAAACTACGACTAGGGGACAATCCCTATCTAACTATGGTAGGCAGAGATGTTTTTACAGGGTTGACGTCTTTGAGGGAATTGGAGCTGGAGAGGAATGGTCTCACAGGGCTGGATGTCAGGGTCCTGGAACCTTTGCCCTCCCTTAACATGGTGCGTTTGGAGGGCAACCCCTGGCTTTGCAACTGCCACTTTGCCAAATTGTTTGTATGGCTGACAAATAATCAGCATAAGCTCCCAACAG GTCAGCAGATCCGCCCCACTTTCTGGCATCTGGACAGGATCCAGTCCACCTACGGAGAGGGTACACCTGCGTGTCTGctattctctttttttcttttttccataaGCAGTGGATTGGGCAGCGGCACTTCTCTAAAGAG GTGCGGTGATAAAGTTATCTGTCCCGCTAGCTGTTACTCCAGGGTTGAACACGTGAAGGAATTTCCCCCCCATTCCAGTAGAAACTGCCG GGCCTGTTTCATCTTTGCACACTGCCTCGGGAAAATAAG TATAGATTTCCTCCCTGGCTGCCATCTTTGCTTTGAAGATGTTGGAGGAAGATCAATTAGAAGGGGAAGAAAACGTCAG GTTTGGAAGGGATAG